The Pelobates fuscus isolate aPelFus1 chromosome 2, aPelFus1.pri, whole genome shotgun sequence genome has a segment encoding these proteins:
- the HSF2 gene encoding heat shock factor protein 2 isoform X1, translated as MRAGRPVCESVFSSGPGSTRGTMKQNSSVPAFLSKLWTLVEDSDTNEFITWSQNGQSFLVLDEQRFAKEILPKYFKHNNMASFVRQLNMYGFRKVVHADSGIVKQERDGPVEFQHPFFVQGQDELLENIKRKVSSTRPEEVKVRQEDITKILSSAAKVQVKQDTIDSRLFTLKRENEALWREISDLRTKHNNQQQVIRKIVQFIVTLVQNNRLVSLKRKQPLLLNTNSSPKSTLLKPLVKETVEDKHVPLRTEGLKRGDISEDIVIYDITDNMMEEEEGAEVTEASTLATPEKSDDIASDTLNDRLSPEIVIVEDDSENEDVPVVQENRFAEVIGPLSPIGEDISSPMMSTAVQLNSQSSLSSEDPVTMMDTILNESGVISQNINLLGKVELLDYLDSIDCTLDDFKALLSGRQFSIDRDLLVDIFSSNMQSSTDFLNGSKLENKGIESLKSSGATPEGSNADSRKSDQQLVQYTSFPLLALLDGDSGGYNTEAQTDKFHDMDQFLESSLDSEPTQSKLVRLEPLTEAEAQETTLFYLCELAPTPLDNDMPLLD; from the exons ATGCGCGCTGGGCGGcctgtctgtgagagtgtgttcTCTTCAGGCCCTGGTAGCACCCGGGGGACAATGAAGCAGAATTCGAGCGTGCCGGCCTTCCTGAGCAAGCTGTGGACCCTGGTGGAGGACTCGGACACCAACGAGTTCATCACGTGGAGCCAG aatgGACAGAGTTTTCTTGTTCTGGACGAGCAACGGTTTGCTAAAGAGATTCTCCCCAAATATTTCAAACACAACAACATGGCAAGCTTTGTAAGGCAGCTAAACATGT ACGGTTTCCGTAAGGTAGTACATGCAGATTCTGGAATTGTGAAGCAGGAGAGAGATGGGCCAGTGGAATTTCAACATCCATTCTTTGTCCAAGGTCAGGACGAGTTATTGGAGAACATAAAGAGAAAG GTGTCTTCTACAAGACCTGAAGAAGTAAAAGTAAGACAGGAAGACATTACTAAAATCTTAAGTAGTGCTGCTAAGGTGCAGGTCAAACAAGACACCATTGATTCAAGGCTATTTACTTtaaaaag agaaaatgaagcATTGTGGAGAGAAATTTCAGATCTTCGTACCAAGCATAACAATCAGCAACAAGTTATTCGAAAG ATAGTGCAATTCATTGTGACATTAGTACAGAATAACAGACTAGTCAGTCTGAAGAGAAAAca GCCATTGCTACTCAACACAAACAGTTCTCCAAAATCCACGCTTTTAAAGCCATTAGTTAAAGAGACGGTAGAAGATAAACAT GTTCCTCTTAGAACAGAAGGCCTGAAAAGAGGAGACATTTCTGAGGACATTGTCATCTATGATATCACTGATAATatgatggaggaggaggagggagcagaGGTGACTGAAGCAAGTACTCTGGCTACTCCAGAAAAATCTGACGACATTGCTTCAGACACACTAAA TGACAGGCTCTCCCCTGAAATTGTCATAGTGGAAGATGACAGCGAGAATGAAGATGTTCCAGTTGTGCAAGAAAATAGGTTTGCAGAGGTGATCGGTCCCTTGAGCCCCATTGGTGAAGACATTTCGAGCCCCATGATGTCCACTGCAGTGCAGCTTAACAGCCAGTCCTCTCTATCTTCAGAAGATCCTGTAACAATGATGGATACCATACTCAATGAAAGTGGTGTTATTTCTCAGAATATTAATCTACTTGGAAA AGTTGAACTGTTGGATTATTTAGACAGCATTGATTGCACCTTAGACGACTTCAAAGCTTTACTGTCTGGGCGTCAGTTCAGCATAGACCGGGATTTGCTGGTAGAT ATATTCAGCAGTAATATGCAAAGTTCTACTGACTTTCTTAATGGCTCAAAG CTGGAAAACAAAGGCATCGAGTCCCTGAAAAGCAGTGGTGCCACACCAGAAGGCAGTAATGCTGATAGCCGGAAATCTG ATCAACAACTTGTGCAATACACAAGTTTCCCACTTTTGGCACTTCTTGATGGTGACTCTGGAGGATACAACACAGAAGCACAGACTGACAAGTTTCATGACATGGACCAGTTTCTAGAGTCTAGCTTGGATTCAGAACCGACACAAAGTAAATTGGTGCGCCTGGAACCTTTGACGGAAGCAGAAGCCCAGGAGACCACTCTGTTCTATTTATGTGAACTTGCCCCAACACCTCTGGACAACGACATGCCACTTCTGGATTAA
- the HSF2 gene encoding heat shock factor protein 2 isoform X2 produces the protein MRAGRPVCESVFSSGPGSTRGTMKQNSSVPAFLSKLWTLVEDSDTNEFITWSQNGQSFLVLDEQRFAKEILPKYFKHNNMASFVRQLNMYGFRKVVHADSGIVKQERDGPVEFQHPFFVQGQDELLENIKRKVSSTRPEEVKVRQEDITKILSSAAKVQVKQDTIDSRLFTLKRENEALWREISDLRTKHNNQQQVIRKIVQFIVTLVQNNRLVSLKRKQPLLLNTNSSPKSTLLKPLVKETVEDKHVPLRTEGLKRGDISEDIVIYDITDNMMEEEEGAEVTEASTLATPEKSDDIASDTLNDRLSPEIVIVEDDSENEDVPVVQENRFAEVIGPLSPIGEDISSPMMSTAVQLNSQSSLSSEDPVTMMDTILNESGVISQNINLLGKVELLDYLDSIDCTLDDFKALLSGRQFSIDRDLLVDLENKGIESLKSSGATPEGSNADSRKSDQQLVQYTSFPLLALLDGDSGGYNTEAQTDKFHDMDQFLESSLDSEPTQSKLVRLEPLTEAEAQETTLFYLCELAPTPLDNDMPLLD, from the exons ATGCGCGCTGGGCGGcctgtctgtgagagtgtgttcTCTTCAGGCCCTGGTAGCACCCGGGGGACAATGAAGCAGAATTCGAGCGTGCCGGCCTTCCTGAGCAAGCTGTGGACCCTGGTGGAGGACTCGGACACCAACGAGTTCATCACGTGGAGCCAG aatgGACAGAGTTTTCTTGTTCTGGACGAGCAACGGTTTGCTAAAGAGATTCTCCCCAAATATTTCAAACACAACAACATGGCAAGCTTTGTAAGGCAGCTAAACATGT ACGGTTTCCGTAAGGTAGTACATGCAGATTCTGGAATTGTGAAGCAGGAGAGAGATGGGCCAGTGGAATTTCAACATCCATTCTTTGTCCAAGGTCAGGACGAGTTATTGGAGAACATAAAGAGAAAG GTGTCTTCTACAAGACCTGAAGAAGTAAAAGTAAGACAGGAAGACATTACTAAAATCTTAAGTAGTGCTGCTAAGGTGCAGGTCAAACAAGACACCATTGATTCAAGGCTATTTACTTtaaaaag agaaaatgaagcATTGTGGAGAGAAATTTCAGATCTTCGTACCAAGCATAACAATCAGCAACAAGTTATTCGAAAG ATAGTGCAATTCATTGTGACATTAGTACAGAATAACAGACTAGTCAGTCTGAAGAGAAAAca GCCATTGCTACTCAACACAAACAGTTCTCCAAAATCCACGCTTTTAAAGCCATTAGTTAAAGAGACGGTAGAAGATAAACAT GTTCCTCTTAGAACAGAAGGCCTGAAAAGAGGAGACATTTCTGAGGACATTGTCATCTATGATATCACTGATAATatgatggaggaggaggagggagcagaGGTGACTGAAGCAAGTACTCTGGCTACTCCAGAAAAATCTGACGACATTGCTTCAGACACACTAAA TGACAGGCTCTCCCCTGAAATTGTCATAGTGGAAGATGACAGCGAGAATGAAGATGTTCCAGTTGTGCAAGAAAATAGGTTTGCAGAGGTGATCGGTCCCTTGAGCCCCATTGGTGAAGACATTTCGAGCCCCATGATGTCCACTGCAGTGCAGCTTAACAGCCAGTCCTCTCTATCTTCAGAAGATCCTGTAACAATGATGGATACCATACTCAATGAAAGTGGTGTTATTTCTCAGAATATTAATCTACTTGGAAA AGTTGAACTGTTGGATTATTTAGACAGCATTGATTGCACCTTAGACGACTTCAAAGCTTTACTGTCTGGGCGTCAGTTCAGCATAGACCGGGATTTGCTGGTAGAT CTGGAAAACAAAGGCATCGAGTCCCTGAAAAGCAGTGGTGCCACACCAGAAGGCAGTAATGCTGATAGCCGGAAATCTG ATCAACAACTTGTGCAATACACAAGTTTCCCACTTTTGGCACTTCTTGATGGTGACTCTGGAGGATACAACACAGAAGCACAGACTGACAAGTTTCATGACATGGACCAGTTTCTAGAGTCTAGCTTGGATTCAGAACCGACACAAAGTAAATTGGTGCGCCTGGAACCTTTGACGGAAGCAGAAGCCCAGGAGACCACTCTGTTCTATTTATGTGAACTTGCCCCAACACCTCTGGACAACGACATGCCACTTCTGGATTAA